A window of Rhabdothermincola salaria contains these coding sequences:
- a CDS encoding ABC transporter substrate-binding protein: MTPRRSGRATVRWLAWVLAVVVFVGACTDGGTADPPVVPPPPVPTDEPVVPVEGGVLRVASGPLPLDWSPAAQVWDSSAAQVARGLYDRLVVYDANGSAVGQLVEALEPNDDFTTWTIRLRRGVLFHDGTPLDASAVAANLEAQRASVVGADLLAPVVSVSTPSSLTVEVAMSGPWSTFAETLATQVGYVASPATLVGGGALPVGTGPFRMPRADEATVATDAAQGGIVLVANDFYWQAGLPRLDAVAFPVLVDPMERVAAVIAGEADLVAADRPDQLVRLDRAARRDTVTVVEDRNAESPKVAIALNTAQAPFDRISARRAVGLATDRDEMVDDVLDGEGTLARSLISDPSPWFSDLPLPVPDGPRSRGEAATYAEEAGEPLAVELLVPPDPLLGDTARLWRRQLAEVDISVTLVPVTDAELADRLARGQYQAAITIGFVAAHPDLYEPEFRGLPGEQPLVNPNLTRYVNPVVTESFDEARATADVAAQVEAYRIVQEQLFNDVPWLFLVQLRQGVAFVPGVRDVTSWELPGGGRGLGQDGVTVALAQIWLDPTATTDTAERAGDAGRTDDPVDGAPTTPTTATSLTGGPG, from the coding sequence GTGACCCCGAGGCGCTCTGGGCGGGCGACGGTCCGGTGGCTGGCCTGGGTGCTGGCCGTGGTGGTGTTCGTCGGTGCCTGCACCGACGGCGGGACGGCCGATCCGCCCGTCGTTCCACCTCCCCCCGTCCCGACCGACGAGCCGGTCGTGCCCGTCGAGGGCGGGGTGCTCCGGGTGGCCAGCGGACCTCTGCCGCTCGACTGGAGCCCTGCGGCCCAGGTGTGGGACAGCTCCGCGGCCCAGGTGGCGCGCGGGCTCTACGACCGCCTCGTCGTCTACGACGCCAACGGCTCCGCAGTGGGGCAGCTGGTCGAGGCCCTCGAACCCAACGACGACTTCACCACGTGGACCATCCGTCTGCGGCGGGGCGTCCTCTTCCACGACGGCACCCCGCTCGACGCCTCGGCCGTGGCCGCCAACCTGGAGGCCCAGCGGGCGTCGGTGGTCGGAGCCGACCTCCTCGCCCCCGTGGTGTCGGTGAGCACGCCGTCGTCGTTGACGGTCGAGGTCGCGATGTCGGGGCCGTGGTCCACCTTCGCCGAGACGCTGGCCACCCAGGTCGGCTACGTGGCCTCGCCGGCCACGCTGGTCGGTGGGGGAGCCCTCCCGGTCGGCACGGGTCCGTTCCGGATGCCTCGGGCCGACGAGGCGACCGTCGCCACCGACGCGGCCCAGGGCGGCATCGTCTTGGTGGCCAACGACTTCTACTGGCAGGCCGGGTTGCCGCGGCTCGATGCGGTGGCCTTCCCGGTGCTGGTCGATCCGATGGAGCGCGTGGCGGCGGTCATCGCCGGCGAGGCCGATCTGGTGGCGGCGGACCGTCCCGATCAGCTCGTTCGCCTCGACCGGGCCGCGCGCCGCGACACCGTGACCGTGGTCGAGGATCGCAACGCCGAGTCGCCCAAGGTGGCCATCGCCCTCAACACCGCCCAGGCCCCCTTCGACCGCATCAGTGCCCGTCGGGCCGTCGGTCTGGCCACCGATCGAGACGAGATGGTCGACGACGTGCTCGACGGCGAGGGCACCTTGGCCCGCAGCCTGATCAGCGACCCCTCTCCGTGGTTCTCCGACCTGCCCCTGCCCGTTCCCGACGGCCCTCGATCCCGGGGGGAGGCCGCCACCTACGCCGAGGAGGCGGGGGAGCCGTTGGCGGTCGAGTTGCTGGTCCCGCCCGACCCCTTGCTGGGCGACACGGCCCGCCTGTGGCGCCGGCAGCTCGCCGAGGTCGACATCTCGGTGACGCTCGTCCCCGTCACCGACGCCGAGCTCGCCGACCGCCTCGCCCGGGGCCAGTACCAGGCCGCCATCACCATCGGGTTCGTGGCCGCCCACCCGGACCTCTACGAGCCTGAGTTCCGGGGCCTCCCGGGTGAGCAGCCCCTCGTGAACCCCAACCTCACGCGCTACGTCAACCCGGTCGTCACCGAGTCGTTCGATGAAGCGCGGGCCACCGCCGACGTGGCCGCCCAGGTGGAGGCCTACCGCATCGTCCAGGAGCAGCTGTTCAACGACGTGCCCTGGCTCTTCCTGGTGCAGCTGCGCCAGGGCGTGGCCTTCGTGCCCGGCGTGCGCGACGTCACCAGCTGGGAGCTCCCCGGAGGCGGGCGCGGCCTCGGACAGGACGGTGTGACCGTCGCCCTCGCCCAGATCTGGCTCGACCCGACGGCCACGACCGACACCGCAGAGCGCGCCGGCGACGCCGGTCGGACCGACGACCCCGTCGACGGAGCGCCGACCACGCCGACCACCGCGACGTCGCTCACGGGAGGGCCTGGGTAG
- a CDS encoding SDR family NAD(P)-dependent oxidoreductase: protein MSDLDLSDLFRLDDRVAIVTGASSGLGDRFARVLHAAGARVVLAARRADRLEALAADLPGSIAVPTDVSVEADLERLVATAMDAHGRIDVLVNNAGVSDPMRAEEETVEHYRWVMDVNVDSVYRLSQLAARPMLEAGRGSIVNVSSILGLVASTPINEASYVASKHAVVGLTRQLGSEWVRRGVRVNALAPGWFRTEMAEVMFTDPGSVRFVERNTPIGRGGEPHELDGALLFLASDASAYVTGHTLPVDGGWTAR from the coding sequence GTGTCCGATCTCGATCTCTCCGACCTGTTCCGCCTCGACGACCGTGTCGCCATCGTCACCGGGGCCTCGAGCGGCCTCGGCGATCGCTTCGCCCGCGTGCTGCACGCGGCTGGCGCCCGGGTGGTGCTCGCCGCCCGGCGGGCCGACCGCCTCGAGGCGCTCGCCGCCGACCTGCCCGGATCGATAGCGGTGCCCACCGACGTCAGCGTCGAAGCCGACCTCGAACGGCTGGTGGCGACCGCCATGGATGCCCACGGTCGCATCGACGTCTTGGTGAACAACGCCGGCGTCTCCGACCCCATGCGGGCCGAGGAGGAGACCGTCGAGCACTATCGCTGGGTGATGGACGTCAACGTCGACTCCGTCTACCGGCTCTCGCAGCTGGCCGCGCGTCCGATGCTGGAGGCCGGTCGGGGGTCGATCGTCAACGTGAGCTCCATCCTCGGCCTGGTGGCCTCCACCCCGATCAACGAGGCCAGCTACGTGGCCTCCAAGCACGCGGTCGTGGGGCTGACCCGTCAGCTCGGATCCGAGTGGGTCCGACGTGGGGTGCGGGTGAACGCGCTGGCGCCGGGCTGGTTCCGCACCGAGATGGCCGAGGTGATGTTCACCGATCCGGGTTCGGTTCGCTTCGTCGAACGCAACACACCGATCGGCCGCGGTGGTGAGCCTCATGAGCTCGACGGCGCCCTGCTGTTCCTGGCGTCCGACGCCAGTGCCTACGTGACCGGCCACACCCTTCCCGTCGATGGTGGTTGGACGGCTCGGTGA
- a CDS encoding TIGR03619 family F420-dependent LLM class oxidoreductase, producing the protein MTTASTTTRRGTKVRIGVGLGTATTAVSGPGFGPLVDRLEALRFDSLWLSERISGPAPDPLVALAVAAGRTERLKLGTSVLVVPGRNPVLLAKEMASLDVLSQGRFLPAVGLGAVDPVEQQAFGVRREERGRRLDEALELMRRLWSGEPVDHQGDFYEVQGVRVLPRPHQDTLDVWLGGIAPSELRRVGRIGDGWLPSFCTPEDVIEGIAVIEEAATAAGRTSDPEHYGVLLAYCDGPVPPRIAELVARRRPGLDPRRVVPDFSQLSGLVNDFIAAGATKFVAMPLGDADDWDAELGRLADALLPLET; encoded by the coding sequence ATGACCACCGCCTCGACCACCACCCGCCGCGGCACCAAGGTGCGCATCGGGGTGGGGCTGGGCACGGCCACGACCGCAGTCAGCGGCCCCGGCTTCGGCCCCCTCGTCGACCGCCTCGAGGCGCTGCGCTTCGACAGCCTATGGCTCTCGGAACGGATCAGCGGCCCCGCCCCCGATCCTCTCGTGGCCCTCGCCGTGGCCGCCGGACGGACCGAGCGCTTGAAGCTGGGCACGTCCGTGCTCGTCGTCCCCGGCCGCAACCCGGTGCTGTTGGCCAAGGAGATGGCCTCGCTCGACGTGCTGTCCCAGGGACGGTTCCTCCCCGCCGTGGGGCTGGGGGCGGTCGACCCCGTCGAACAGCAGGCCTTCGGGGTCCGGCGCGAGGAGCGCGGCCGACGCCTCGACGAGGCCCTCGAGCTGATGCGGCGCCTCTGGTCCGGTGAGCCCGTCGACCACCAGGGCGACTTCTACGAGGTGCAGGGGGTCCGTGTCCTGCCCCGGCCTCACCAGGACACGCTCGACGTGTGGCTCGGAGGCATCGCCCCGAGCGAGTTGCGCCGCGTCGGACGCATCGGCGACGGCTGGCTGCCGTCGTTCTGCACACCCGAGGACGTGATCGAGGGGATCGCCGTGATCGAGGAGGCCGCGACCGCCGCCGGGCGGACGTCCGACCCCGAGCACTACGGGGTGCTTCTGGCGTATTGCGACGGACCGGTGCCGCCGCGCATCGCCGAGCTGGTCGCCCGCCGACGTCCCGGTCTCGATCCCCGCCGGGTGGTGCCGGACTTCTCCCAGCTGTCGGGCCTCGTCAACGACTTCATCGCGGCCGGGGCCACCAAGTTCGTGGCCATGCCGCTCGGCGACGCCGACGACTGGGATGCCGAGCTGGGGCGCCTCGCCGATGCCCTGCTCCCGCTCGAGACCTGA
- a CDS encoding VOC family protein: MAQISVSHIGLCVSDLDRSMRIYCDGLGFEPAERYDIGDEVADTLEVPHGVELVSQMIARDGFKIELLGWVSPPVEGTPSTQRNQLGITHLSVTVDEIAPVEARLVELGCTVLESTRTVIPFPGGRTELLFLADPDGTRVELMAFVMDPA, encoded by the coding sequence ATGGCTCAGATCTCGGTTTCCCACATCGGCCTGTGCGTGTCCGACCTCGACCGGTCCATGCGCATCTACTGCGACGGTCTCGGCTTCGAGCCGGCGGAGCGTTACGACATCGGCGACGAGGTCGCCGACACACTGGAGGTGCCGCACGGCGTCGAGCTGGTCTCGCAGATGATCGCCCGCGACGGCTTCAAGATCGAGCTGCTGGGATGGGTCAGCCCTCCGGTCGAGGGCACGCCCTCGACCCAGCGCAACCAGCTCGGGATCACCCATCTCTCCGTCACGGTCGACGAGATCGCCCCGGTCGAGGCTCGCCTCGTCGAGCTGGGCTGCACCGTCCTGGAGTCCACCCGCACGGTCATCCCCTTCCCCGGGGGTCGCACCGAGCTGCTCTTCCTGGCCGACCCCGACGGCACCCGGGTCGAACTGATGGCCTTCGTCATGGATCCGGCCTGA
- a CDS encoding GAF domain-containing SpoIIE family protein phosphatase, whose translation MAGHELLPLRAAIDALPRGVAVTDAAGILRLWNRSARELLGWSEDDVVGRFCTDVVVPFADRDMAEEVLRSAIAGLPWQGVATLAHRDGSSVKVLLYERPLPKEGSEEGWWIWAFEDLRERQGVARRLGELADRLRLALDAGGLGTWRWDRATGRTQWSPRLEELFGLDHGAFDGTFEGWVERLHPDDRAQSLAAVDQAIASRGSYVVNHRAVWPDGTVRWLEGRGAVTVDDAGTVTGTIGCAADVTERVLATEELRRALDALEGAAAAERLNAERLEFLVHLNDAIDSATDERSLMTNVAFSAVRRLGDWCSVTVMPEEDDEPPVVEVAHVDPEMVALAQELQVRYPYDPDATGGVAAVLRGGGTEFIAELDESFIDGLDAPEGAKEVARELRLHSAITVPVEAGHGVLGAILFVNVAGSRPFTHDDVALAQVVGERVGAAIENMRLRERLHRDQFRRALDALLDQVTICRPIRDEAGDIVDFTVEYMNAGTADGAGRSAPELIGQRVLELYPGWVELGLFDAFRAVVDRQEPLVLERQRYEGTTAEGRPIDGWWTLQVVPFEDGYLAAARDETSAVLAERELRQARSEQERTRMAVELLQAACLPDELPRVDGLDIAVRYEPARAEMPVGGDWYDVFSLPSCGDVGVVVADVAGHGDEAARTMVQVRNVVRALALEGLEPDEVLRRANGAIAAEGDDRPFVTCSYMVISEDQRSARWASAGHYPPLLRRGDRAATLDQVVGLPLGVRRSVSYETSGVGLERGDVMVLFTDGLVERRGEIIDVGLERVCAVLASGPASPADEVLSHTVEGLLAGRRRDDDLAVVGLVLVEDRGGSQPAQIGVTSEPS comes from the coding sequence ATGGCTGGCCACGAGCTGCTCCCTCTCAGAGCGGCCATCGACGCGCTGCCACGAGGGGTGGCGGTCACCGATGCCGCAGGGATCCTGAGGTTGTGGAACCGCTCGGCCCGCGAGTTGCTCGGGTGGTCCGAGGACGACGTGGTCGGCCGGTTCTGCACCGACGTGGTGGTGCCCTTCGCCGACCGGGACATGGCCGAGGAGGTCCTGCGCTCGGCCATCGCCGGCCTCCCGTGGCAGGGGGTCGCCACCCTCGCCCACCGTGACGGATCGTCGGTCAAGGTCCTCCTCTACGAGCGGCCGCTGCCGAAGGAGGGTTCCGAGGAGGGCTGGTGGATCTGGGCGTTCGAGGACCTGCGCGAACGCCAGGGCGTCGCCCGGCGTCTGGGCGAGCTCGCCGACCGGCTCCGGCTGGCGCTCGATGCCGGCGGGCTCGGCACCTGGCGGTGGGACCGGGCGACGGGCCGCACCCAGTGGAGCCCCCGTCTCGAGGAGCTCTTCGGTCTCGACCACGGGGCGTTCGACGGCACCTTCGAGGGCTGGGTCGAGCGTCTCCACCCCGACGACCGGGCGCAGTCGCTCGCCGCCGTCGACCAGGCCATCGCCTCGCGTGGCTCCTACGTCGTGAACCACCGAGCGGTGTGGCCGGACGGGACCGTGCGCTGGCTGGAGGGTCGCGGCGCCGTCACCGTCGATGACGCCGGCACGGTCACGGGCACCATCGGCTGCGCGGCCGACGTCACCGAGCGGGTCCTCGCCACCGAGGAGCTGCGCCGGGCGCTCGACGCCCTCGAGGGCGCCGCCGCGGCCGAGCGCCTCAATGCCGAGCGACTCGAGTTCCTCGTGCACCTCAACGACGCGATCGACAGCGCGACCGACGAGCGGTCCCTCATGACCAACGTGGCGTTCTCGGCCGTCCGTCGCCTGGGTGACTGGTGCTCGGTCACCGTGATGCCCGAGGAGGACGACGAGCCGCCGGTCGTCGAGGTCGCCCACGTCGACCCGGAGATGGTGGCGCTCGCTCAGGAGCTCCAGGTCCGCTACCCCTACGACCCCGATGCGACCGGTGGAGTCGCGGCCGTGCTCAGAGGGGGAGGGACGGAGTTCATCGCCGAGTTGGACGAGTCGTTCATCGATGGGCTCGATGCCCCGGAGGGGGCCAAAGAGGTGGCCCGCGAGCTCCGGCTGCACAGCGCGATCACCGTCCCCGTCGAGGCCGGCCACGGGGTGCTGGGCGCCATCCTCTTCGTGAACGTCGCCGGGAGCCGTCCCTTCACCCACGACGACGTGGCGCTCGCCCAGGTGGTCGGCGAGCGCGTGGGTGCGGCGATCGAGAACATGCGCCTGCGCGAGCGGCTCCACCGGGACCAGTTCCGGCGAGCCCTCGATGCCCTCCTCGACCAGGTCACCATCTGCCGTCCGATCCGCGACGAGGCCGGCGACATCGTGGACTTCACCGTCGAGTACATGAACGCCGGCACCGCCGACGGTGCCGGCCGCTCTGCGCCCGAGTTGATCGGACAGCGGGTCCTGGAGCTCTATCCCGGCTGGGTGGAGCTCGGCTTGTTCGACGCGTTCCGGGCCGTGGTCGATCGCCAGGAGCCCCTGGTGCTCGAGCGGCAGCGCTACGAGGGCACCACGGCGGAGGGACGGCCGATCGACGGGTGGTGGACGTTGCAGGTCGTCCCGTTCGAGGACGGGTACCTGGCGGCGGCCCGCGACGAGACGTCGGCCGTGCTGGCCGAGCGCGAGCTGCGCCAGGCCCGATCGGAGCAGGAGAGGACCCGCATGGCCGTGGAGCTCCTCCAAGCGGCCTGCCTGCCCGACGAGCTCCCCCGGGTGGACGGGCTCGACATCGCCGTGCGCTACGAGCCGGCGCGGGCCGAGATGCCCGTCGGGGGCGATTGGTACGACGTCTTCTCGCTGCCCTCCTGTGGAGACGTGGGCGTGGTCGTGGCCGATGTCGCCGGACACGGAGACGAGGCCGCCCGCACCATGGTGCAGGTGCGCAACGTGGTGCGAGCCCTCGCCCTCGAGGGGCTCGAGCCGGACGAGGTGCTGCGTCGGGCCAACGGGGCCATCGCCGCCGAGGGCGACGACCGACCCTTCGTGACGTGCAGCTACATGGTCATCTCCGAGGACCAGCGCTCGGCCCGATGGGCCTCCGCCGGCCACTACCCGCCGCTGCTGCGTCGGGGCGACCGCGCCGCGACCCTCGACCAGGTCGTGGGGCTGCCCCTCGGTGTCCGTCGGTCGGTGTCCTACGAGACCTCCGGGGTCGGTCTCGAACGGGGCGACGTGATGGTCCTGTTCACCGACGGTCTCGTGGAGCGGCGCGGCGAGATCATCGACGTCGGCCTCGAACGCGTCTGTGCGGTGTTGGCATCTGGCCCTGCATCGCCTGCGGACGAAGTGCTCTCCCACACGGTCGAAGGCCTCCTCGCCGGTCGCCGTCGCGACGACGACCTGGCTGTGGTCGGCCTCGTCCTCGTCGAGGACCGTGGGGGTTCACAACCGGCACAGATCGGCGTAACGTCCGAACCGTCGTGA
- a CDS encoding PD-(D/E)XK nuclease family protein, with protein sequence MTSLEPPPLNPAQRDLLDLLGAPAEARPVFDAGLRHELRAELEEGLAPVAEELGPDDSLWVAKHTLTSVHGCEGRHLAEKAGDFAWSPALARGAVVHKAVELSVHWRGELIPLDLVDEAMARLANDDKSISDWLRTCTESDRAELRSVAGERVTSFLECFPPLSSRWVPVTEGRLRADLLGGKVVLQGRTDLTLGRADGTRAGKVVVDLKTGGFSPAHTDDLRFYALVDTLRIGTPPRLIASYYLDQARAQPEAVTEHVLRAAVARTIDGVRKLHELEGGRAPELRPGPPCRWCPVLASCATGREHLGDDADDERWDDADDEI encoded by the coding sequence GTGACCTCCCTCGAGCCTCCGCCCCTCAACCCGGCCCAGCGCGACCTGCTCGACCTGCTCGGCGCCCCCGCCGAGGCCCGCCCGGTGTTCGACGCCGGCCTGCGCCACGAGCTGCGCGCCGAGCTCGAGGAGGGCCTGGCACCGGTGGCCGAGGAGCTGGGCCCGGACGACTCGCTGTGGGTGGCCAAGCACACGCTGACCAGCGTGCACGGGTGCGAGGGCCGTCACCTGGCCGAGAAGGCGGGCGACTTCGCCTGGAGCCCGGCGCTGGCTCGCGGTGCGGTGGTCCACAAGGCGGTGGAGCTCTCGGTGCACTGGCGGGGCGAGCTGATCCCGCTCGACCTGGTCGACGAGGCCATGGCCCGGTTGGCCAACGACGACAAGTCGATCTCCGATTGGCTGCGCACCTGCACCGAGAGCGATCGGGCCGAGCTGCGATCGGTCGCCGGCGAGCGGGTGACCTCCTTCCTCGAGTGCTTCCCCCCGTTGTCGTCGCGCTGGGTCCCCGTCACCGAGGGCCGCCTCCGCGCCGACCTGCTCGGCGGCAAGGTGGTGCTGCAGGGTCGCACCGACCTCACGCTCGGCCGGGCCGACGGCACCCGGGCCGGCAAGGTCGTGGTCGACCTGAAGACCGGCGGCTTCTCCCCCGCGCACACCGACGACCTGCGCTTCTACGCCCTCGTCGACACCCTGCGCATCGGCACGCCGCCCCGTCTCATCGCCTCGTACTATCTCGACCAGGCCCGGGCCCAGCCCGAAGCCGTCACCGAGCACGTGCTGCGCGCCGCCGTGGCCCGCACCATCGACGGGGTCCGCAAGCTCCACGAGCTCGAGGGGGGTCGCGCCCCGGAGCTGCGGCCGGGCCCGCCGTGTCGCTGGTGCCCCGTGCTGGCCTCCTGCGCCACCGGTCGGGAACACCTGGGCGACGACGCCGATGACGAGCGCTGGGACGACGCAGACGACGAGATCTGA
- a CDS encoding MFS transporter has protein sequence MDHAPEPAPAPARATPAASPDDASTAERISAFASFRERNFAVMWTASLVSQTGQWLQNVAVPFVVFQLTGSGAWLGFTAFMMLLPMVLLGPMAGSVADRFDRRRVLAIGAGLQGLLTAGLWLTWAAGVRSVGVLIVLVTAVSCVAGITVASWQAFVPSLVPRRLLLNAVTLNSAQFNAARAFGPALGGLVIATAGPSWAFFVNAVSFFAIVGGLVLVKVPRIERPPSQGRPRVLAEMWTAMRYVRTQRGIVASLAVVFALGLLGGPLFNLVVVFAQEVYDVGDGAYGVLAACIGIGSILSAPVWAGWGSRQRRGSMVSLAMVGYGAALVAVGAAPVYAVGAAALLVSGAGYLGISSTLNTTIQMQVTELMRGRVLALYVMSLTLAMPIGSLVQGALIDVIGPQWTVAGAGVLFLGVFFVLRFATDLFVHMDDVPDHDRVHEGELQLDVAESEAVEAAVEGR, from the coding sequence ATGGACCACGCCCCGGAGCCCGCCCCCGCTCCGGCTCGGGCGACACCAGCCGCGTCGCCCGACGACGCATCGACGGCCGAGCGGATCTCGGCGTTCGCCTCCTTCCGAGAGCGGAACTTCGCGGTGATGTGGACGGCGTCGCTGGTGTCCCAGACCGGCCAGTGGCTCCAGAACGTGGCCGTGCCCTTCGTGGTCTTCCAGCTCACCGGCAGCGGGGCCTGGCTGGGGTTCACCGCCTTCATGATGCTGCTCCCGATGGTCTTGCTGGGCCCCATGGCGGGCTCGGTGGCCGACCGCTTCGACCGGCGCAGGGTCTTGGCCATCGGCGCCGGCCTGCAGGGCCTGCTGACCGCCGGACTGTGGCTCACCTGGGCCGCGGGGGTGCGGTCCGTGGGGGTCCTGATCGTCCTGGTCACCGCCGTGTCGTGCGTGGCGGGCATCACGGTGGCGTCGTGGCAGGCGTTCGTCCCGTCGCTGGTGCCGCGTCGCCTCCTGCTCAACGCGGTCACCTTGAACTCCGCCCAGTTCAACGCGGCCCGAGCGTTCGGGCCCGCGCTCGGCGGCCTGGTCATCGCCACCGCCGGGCCCTCGTGGGCCTTCTTCGTCAACGCGGTGTCGTTCTTCGCCATCGTGGGCGGTCTCGTCCTCGTGAAGGTGCCCCGCATCGAACGTCCCCCGTCCCAGGGTCGACCACGGGTCCTGGCCGAGATGTGGACCGCCATGCGCTACGTGCGCACCCAGCGGGGCATCGTGGCGTCGCTGGCCGTCGTCTTCGCCCTGGGGCTCCTCGGCGGGCCGCTGTTCAACCTGGTCGTGGTGTTCGCCCAGGAGGTGTACGACGTCGGCGACGGCGCCTACGGCGTGCTGGCGGCGTGCATCGGCATCGGATCCATCCTCTCCGCTCCGGTGTGGGCGGGCTGGGGGTCCCGCCAGCGCCGCGGGTCCATGGTGTCGCTGGCCATGGTCGGCTACGGCGCCGCCCTCGTGGCGGTCGGTGCGGCCCCCGTCTACGCGGTGGGTGCCGCGGCCCTGCTGGTGTCGGGGGCGGGATACCTGGGCATCTCCTCGACGCTCAACACCACCATCCAGATGCAGGTCACCGAGCTCATGCGAGGCCGGGTGCTCGCCCTCTACGTGATGTCGCTCACCCTGGCCATGCCCATCGGCTCGCTGGTCCAGGGCGCCCTGATCGACGTCATCGGACCGCAGTGGACGGTGGCCGGGGCGGGCGTGTTGTTCCTCGGCGTCTTCTTCGTCCTGCGCTTCGCCACGGACCTCTTCGTCCACATGGACGACGTCCCCGACCACGACCGGGTCCACGAGGGGGAGCTGCAGCTCGATGTGGCCGAGAGCGAGGCCGTCGAGGCCGCCGTCGAAGGGCGCTGA
- a CDS encoding GNAT family N-acetyltransferase, translating to MTTLFGRRVLLRPLVVSDFPSWREVRRRNEEWLTRWEPTRVPGQPDVVEDRDAFAVRCSARQRERQLGAGYGFGVFVDGSFAGEINLSSIQRGPFQSAYVGYWIDEAHAGQGYTPEALVVVARFAFEELRLHRIQIAIIPRNAASRRVVEKLAIREEGVAVRYLEINGEWEDHVRYAITAEEWDERRLELGREWLD from the coding sequence GTGACCACCCTGTTCGGCCGGCGAGTGCTCCTGCGCCCCCTCGTGGTCTCGGACTTCCCCTCGTGGCGCGAGGTCCGTCGCCGCAACGAGGAGTGGCTCACCCGTTGGGAGCCCACCCGGGTTCCGGGGCAGCCCGACGTCGTCGAGGATCGCGACGCGTTCGCGGTGCGCTGCTCGGCGCGCCAACGCGAGCGCCAGCTCGGCGCGGGGTACGGCTTCGGGGTCTTCGTCGACGGGTCGTTCGCCGGGGAGATCAACCTGTCGTCCATCCAGCGGGGACCGTTCCAGAGCGCGTACGTGGGCTACTGGATCGACGAGGCCCACGCGGGCCAGGGCTACACCCCCGAGGCGCTGGTGGTGGTGGCCCGCTTCGCCTTCGAGGAGCTGCGCCTCCATCGCATCCAGATCGCCATCATCCCCCGCAACGCCGCCAGTCGGCGCGTGGTGGAGAAGCTCGCCATACGCGAGGAGGGCGTCGCCGTGCGCTACCTCGAGATCAACGGCGAGTGGGAGGACCACGTGCGCTACGCCATCACCGCCGAGGAGTGGGACGAGCGGCGGCTCGAGCTCGGCCGGGAGTGGCTGGACTGA
- a CDS encoding Ppx/GppA phosphatase family protein, protein MSAPVAAIDCGTNSVRLLVSQDGTTTLERLMRITRLGQGVGATGRLDPAAVERTLDVLREYRGVMDRFGVERVRMAATSAARDAANREDFFAAAGEIVGARPELLTGDEEGRLSFLGATADLDPAQGPFLVFDIGGGSTEFVYGHRQAEGAISTDMGCVRMTEAWLHHDPPTATELSQAISVIDIHLDDVLRELPDFSDTRTFVGLAGTVSTAAAVEMGLAAYDRDRIHHFRLTKDAAEDVFRTLATEALADRVHNPGLEAQRADVIVGGLCVLVTVMRRFAIGEVLVSEADILDGLAMSIAG, encoded by the coding sequence ATGAGCGCCCCGGTCGCCGCCATCGACTGCGGCACCAACTCGGTCCGCCTCCTCGTCAGCCAGGACGGCACCACCACCCTCGAGCGGCTCATGCGCATCACCCGCCTCGGTCAGGGCGTCGGTGCCACCGGACGCCTCGACCCGGCGGCTGTCGAGCGCACCCTCGACGTGTTGCGCGAGTACCGCGGGGTGATGGACCGCTTCGGCGTCGAACGGGTCCGGATGGCCGCCACGTCGGCGGCGCGCGACGCCGCCAACCGCGAGGACTTCTTCGCTGCGGCCGGCGAGATCGTCGGCGCCCGACCCGAGCTGTTGACCGGCGACGAGGAGGGCCGGCTCTCCTTCCTCGGGGCCACCGCCGACCTCGACCCCGCCCAAGGGCCGTTCCTCGTGTTCGACATCGGCGGAGGATCCACCGAGTTCGTCTACGGGCACCGGCAGGCGGAGGGGGCGATCTCCACCGACATGGGCTGCGTGCGCATGACCGAGGCGTGGTTGCACCACGATCCCCCCACGGCCACCGAGCTCAGCCAGGCCATCTCGGTGATCGACATCCACCTCGACGACGTGCTGCGCGAGCTGCCCGACTTCTCCGACACGCGCACCTTCGTGGGGTTGGCCGGAACCGTGTCCACCGCGGCGGCGGTCGAGATGGGCCTGGCCGCCTACGACCGCGACCGGATCCATCACTTCCGTCTCACCAAGGACGCAGCCGAGGACGTCTTTCGCACGCTCGCCACCGAGGCGCTGGCCGACCGCGTGCACAACCCGGGCCTCGAAGCCCAGCGGGCCGACGTCATCGTCGGTGGCCTGTGCGTGCTGGTCACGGTCATGCGGCGCTTCGCCATCGGCGAGGTACTGGTCTCCGAGGCCGACATCCTCGACGGTCTGGCCATGTCGATCGCCGGGTGA